In Fragaria vesca subsp. vesca linkage group LG5, FraVesHawaii_1.0, whole genome shotgun sequence, the genomic stretch TAGTCTTTTAAAAAGATGCATGAGATCGATTACCTTTTTCTTTTGTCACGAACTCTTTGACCATAGGCATATCCCCCTTATTCACTGCTAGGTGAAGAGCTGTGTAGCCAGCATCGTTCTTTATTTTCAAGTCTTCTTGTCTCATCAACAGCACCAGCTCTTTCACAACATCGACCTTCCCATCCTGGACTGCTAAATGAAGAGCTGTGTCACCATCCATGTCTTGTACTTCCCCCATCAACAGCACCGGCAACTCTTTCACAACATGTACATGCCCCTTCTGTGCTGCCATATGAAGAGCTGTGTGATGACCAGAATCGGTTTTTGTTTTCAAATCTTCTTGTGTCATCAAATGCACCAAATCTTTCACCATATGCGCGTGCCCTTCCCAGGCTGCTACATGAAGAGTTATCGCTCCTTCCAATCCATCTACTGCTCTTACTACCACACTACGGACATCTACTTCTCCAAGACACTCCTTTGCCTTATCCCAATCACCACTCACCACATATCTGACAAACGATTTATAGCGCTCCAAGTGGTCGGAATTATTCTCATCAAATCCTGCATGACAAATGTTTCTGTCAAACTTGTTCATTAGTTATTCCTGCATAACCACATTTCTTTCCAATTGTTTTCGGCCAGTGACAACAGCTAGTAACTT encodes the following:
- the LOC101299305 gene encoding ankyrin-1-like, with translation MNKFDRNICHAGFDENNSDHLERYKSFVRYVVSGDWDKAKECLGEVDVRSVVVRAVDGLEGAITLHVAAWEGHAHMVKDLVHLMTQEDLKTKTDSGHHTALHMAAQKGHVHVVKELPVLLMGEVQDMDGDTALHLAVQDGKVDVVKELVLLMRQEDLKIKNDAGYTALHLAVNKGDMPMVKEFVTKEKVTAVDPTDDYGYTALHVAAREGHLDVIRGLVSLLKTRQEDHLELKTAEDFTTFGSAISLGVSEEILMEKAKYMVEQYENTLGSILEIQNANGSTALHSAVLTGKVDIVKELVPFMRKEGLEIQDADGCTPLNCALLYGNVDIAKE